The region GCCTGCTGTCACTGGCAGGAATCGTCTGGCTGATTGGCGAGGGACATCCCGAACAGATTCTGGCGCAAGGCATCGGCCCCGGTGAATTCATGATGTTTTGTGCCGCGCTGTCCTACGCACTCTATGGCGTGTTAACCAAACGCTGGAGCATTCCGCTGCCCAACTGGGTATCGCTCTACGTGCAAATTGCCTTTGGCGTGGTGGTACTGATTCCCAATTTCTTGCTGACAGAGAATGTTGAGCTCAATGCCCAAAATCTGCCGCTGGTGATTTTCGCAGGCATCATGGCCTCAATTATTGCACCTTTTCTGTGGATTCAAGGGGTGATGCGTCTGGGAGCCAGCAAGGCCGCCATCTTTATGAACCTGACGCCAATCTTTGCGGCAGTGATTGCGATTGGTTTTTTACATGAACCGTTGCACCATTATCATCTGGTTGGCGGAGGCATTACGCTACTCGGTGTTATCCTCGCCCAGCGTTTGCGCGTCCCGTTAGGGCGTACTTCGAGTGATTAGTGCGTTTTAGGCGACGCATGACTATCGGCCGCCACGGGAGATTGCTATGATTCATCTCAATCATGACGGCAGTGAGGATAACCAATATGCAACCTGTAAGTGGCCCAGGTGCCCCGCTGCCCGGCGAACGTGCGGTTACGCCGACAACGACATCGTCAACCTCATCTACATCCTCTAACGCCGCAGGTTCCACCAGTGACGATCGGCCGCTGACGCTGGCACAGCGAACCACGCTGGAAAATCTGGTGCTTAAAGTTGCTGCGCTGACAACGTCAAAGGCGGCGGAAGTCTGGACGACAGTAAAACAGGGGTTAGGGCTAGCAGAAAATAATGAACTACAGTCCCGCCACTACCAACCAGCCGAGCAAATACTCCAGACGCGCCTAACGCAGGCGCAAGATAACAGCGGCCGCCAGCCGTTGCTTCAGCGCCTGACAGATATGCTGTCTCAGGGCAATAATCGTCAGGCAGTCAGTGATTTCATCCGTCAACAGTTCGGTAGTACCACGCTAAGTGCGCTAAGTAAAACGCAGCTACAGCAGGTTGTGACACTGCTACAAAATGGGCAGATTCCGCAGTCAACAGCACCGACCTCAGCGCCGCAAGCGGCTCAGGCACCTAATTCGCCTGAGCGTCCGCTCTCACCAGTTGAACAGCGCAGCTTGAATCAGTTAGTCACTCGGCTAGCAACCATGACAGGGGAACAACCCGCGAGAGTGCTGAGTAACCTGATGACGATGCAGAATCTTACCCCTGGCGACGCCATCCCGTTCAAGCACCTGCCGCTACTCACGCAGTTCCTGCAAGCGCAAGTTGAACTGCAACAGACGCAGACACTGCTTCGCACCACGTTGACGCCACAGGGAACGCCGACCAATACGGGAACGGCTGGCACACCTCAGGAATCGCTGGCAGCCAACACAACCAATACGGCTAACGCGACAAATGCAAATTCGGCATCAACAACTACGCTCTCATCATCACAGCCAATACAGAGCACCCTGCTTTCCCCGAACCTCGCTCCGTTGCAGGCTCTGTTACAACAGCCTATGACCGCGCAGGAACAACAATTACTGATAGATTACACACAGAATCGTTTCAATATCGGCTTGCAAACCCCGCTGACGCCGATGCAGGTCAGCGATCTGCTGACGCTCCTGTTTACGCAACGAATTCAGCGCTCACAGGAAACTGACTGGACGACGACCTCACAGTTGCTACATCCGCTGTTTAACCCATTGATTGCATCGCTACCGCTCAGTTGGCAATCCCTGTTCCACAAGCCGATGTTTCTGGTGATTATCAGCACCTGCGTGGCTGCATTTCTGCTCTGGGTGCTGCTGTAGCGCAAAATTAGTCTGCGCAATACGTGTTAAACCTAACCGCACTACGATAGTACACCTTAATCACGCCACTCAGCTTTCTTTCCATCAAAGGAGACAGGATGACTCTTGAGCCAAACATTGCTGAACTCGTCAATACGTTTATCCGTAATGGTCGCCCTTCAGTAAAAAATCAAACGTTGGCGGAACGCCGTGAAGGATATATCGCCAGTACCGTGCTGGCAGGAGAGGCGCCTCCTGGCGTCAATTATGAAGAGATAAATTGGCAATCACTCACACTGCGGCTTTACACGCCACCGACCGCACAGCCACGCGCTTCTGCTGTAATTTACTATCATGGTGGATGTTTCGTCAGCGGTGGGTTCGCCACACACGATTGCCAATTACGACATATCGCCTTTCACAGCGGCTGTAAAGTCATTGCTGTACAGTACCGTTTAGCCCCAGAACATCGCTACCCGGCTGCACATGATGATGCCTACCATGCTGCTAAAATGATCCATGAACGCGCCAACATGTTGGATATCGATCCCGACAATATCATCTTGATGGGTGACAGTGCTGGAGGCCACCTGGCGTTAGTGACTGCCATACGGTTACGCGATCGCGGTACATTCAAACCCTGCGGACAAATCCTGATCTACCCCATGCTGGATGCCACAGCCAGCAGCGATAGTTACCGTACAAATGGCAAAGATTATGTCATTACACGAGAAACGTTGGTGAGTGGATATGAAGCCTATTTTGATTCCTTGACTCCCAATCATTGCGAAGCCAGCCCGGCAATGCACAGCCCATTATCGGGTTTGCCGTCAACGCTGATCATTACAGCAGAATATGATCCGCTACGAGACGAAGGAGAAGCATTGTTCCGCACGCTAACCGAGCAGGGTGTCAATGCACAATGCCGGCGCTATTTGGGGGTTATTCATGGTTTTTTCCAGCTTGGTGGCATCAGCCAGGCGGCAAAAGACGCCATGCAGGATGTGACTACTGCAATCAAAAAGTGGACAGTACCGCTTCCATAACAGCACCTCACGCCAGTTGAACACCATCCCAAAAACAAAAACCCCGCGGCTTACGCCTGCGGGGTTTTTATTACTTCTCATAATAATACGCGGGTGAAAAACCGATTATTTATCGAGTTTTCTCATCACCAGCGTCGCGTTCGTACCACCGAACCCGAAGCTGTTAGACATCACCGTGGTCAGTTTACGTTCCGTCGGTTCAGTCACGATGTTCAGGCCAGCAGCCTGTTCGTCCAGGTTTTCCACGTTGATGCTCGGTGCAACGAAGCTATGTTCCAACATCAGCAGGGAGTAAATGGCTTCCTGAACGCCAGCAGCCCCCAGAGAGTGACCCGTCATCGCCTTCGTCGCAGAGATAGCTGGCGAGTTATCACCAAACACTTCACGAATTGCGCCCAGTTCCTTCACATCGCCAACCGGCGTAGACGTGCCGTGAGAGTTCAGGTAATCAATTGGCGTATCAACACCATTCATCGCCATCTTCATGCAGCGAACCGCACCTTCACCCGATGGGGCAACCATATCCGCACCGTCAGACGTTGCACCGTAGCCGACAACTTCTGCGTAAATATGCGCGCCACGTGCCAGTGCGTGTTCCAATTCTTCTACCACGACCATACCGCCACCGCCTGCGATCACAAAACCATCGCGACCCGCATCGTAGGTGCGAGAGGCTTTTTCTGGCGTCTCATTGTATTTGGTGGACAGCGCGCCCATGGCGTCAAACTCACAGGCCAATTCCCAGCACAGTTCTTCAGCACCACCGGCGAACACGATATCCTGTTTGCCCATCTGGATTTGCTCAACGGCGTTACCGATACAGTGTGCAGAAGTGGCACAGGCAGAGCTGATGGAGTAGTTCACACCGTGAATTTTGAATGGCGTCGCCAGACACGCGGATACCGCAGAGCCCATGGATTTGGTTACCACGTAAGGGCCAACCGCTTTCAGACCACGTGGGCTACGCATCGCATCAGCACCAAATACCTGATAACGCGCAGAACCGCCAGAACCGGCGATCAAACCAACGCGCGGGTTATTCTGATAAACTTCATCAGACAGCCCAGAATCTTGAATCGCCTGCTCCATGGATAAGTAGGCATAAATCGACGCATCACTCATAAAACGCACAACTTTGCGGTCGATGAGGCCAGTGGTGTCCAGTTTGACATTCCCCCAGACGTGACTACGCATGCCGGAATCTTTCAGCTCTTGAGAGAAAGTAATACCCGAGCGGCCTTCCCGCAATGATGCCAGAACTTCCTGCTGGTTATTACCAATGCTTGATACGATCCCCAGGCCAGTAATCACTGCACGTTTCATTTAATACCTCTTCTTCCACTTATAGAGTTTGGGATTTCGCTTCGCACTTTAGCGTACAGTTGTAAGCTGAACAAGTCCGATCAGCCGAACTAGCGAGAAATTATTGCTAAATTTGCACCACGATCTTCAGCTCGTTAAAATCTCGCCATCACTTGAATAATGAGCTTTTACCGTGGCTAACCTTCCCATCCAACATGCGTCGTTAAGTTGGAACGCTCAGGGTACACCTGTATCGCAACAGTTTGATGACGTCTATTTTTCGAATCAGGATGGGTTAGCCGAAACCCGTTATGTGTTTTTACAGGGCAATCAGTTTCCTGAGCGCTTCACCACTCACCCGCGCACAGCGTGCGTGATAGCGGAAACCGGCTTTGGCACCGGACTGAATTTTCTCACGCTGTGGCAAGCCTTTTCCCATTTTCGTCAACAGCAGCCGCAGGCGACATTACGACACTTACATTTCATCAGCTTCGAGAAATTCCCCCTGCGCCAGCACGATCTGGCTGCCGCACACGCACAGTGGCCAGAGTTAGCCGAATTCGCAGATGAACTGCGCCAGCAGTGGCCGTTAGCGCTGCCGGGGTGTCACCGTCTGATTCTGGCGCAAGGCAACATCACGCTCGATTTATGGTTTGGCGACGTCAATGTCTTATTACCTGAGCTGGACGACACCCAAAACCATCAGGTTGATGCCTGGTTTTTGGATGGCTTCGCACCCGCCAAAAACCCTGACATGTGGACCGATAATCTGTTTCAGGCAATGGCACGCCTGTGTCGTAAAGAAGGGACATTCGCCACCTTTACCGCCGCAGGTTTTGTGCGGCGTGGGCTACAACAGGCGGGATTTCAGGTTAGTAAAGTCAAGGGATTCGGGCAGAAGCGCGAAATGCTGAGCGGCATCCTTCCCGATGTACTTCCCATCAGTTCGCCGACACCGTGGTATGCACGCCCAGCGGCCAGCACGACTGACGATATTGCGATTATCGGCGGCGGCATCGCCAGCGTGCTCACCGCGCTGGCACTGCAACGGCGTGGTGCAAACGTCACGCTCTACTGCGCGGAGTCACAGCCTGCCACTGGCGCATCTGGCAATCGTCAGGGCGCGCTGTATCCTCTGCTGAATAACCGACACGATGCGGTATCCCGTTTTTTCTCGCTCGCCTTTGACTTTGCCCACCGCAGCTACACGGCGCTGGCGCAGCAGGGGCTGGAATTTGAACACCAGTGGTGTGGCGTCAGCCAGCTTGCCTGGGATGAAAAGAGCGCGCGTAAGATCGAGCAGATTTTGCAAGGGGAATGGCCGGAAGAACTGGTCGTTAGCGTCGATGCGCAGCAACTGGAAAAGCAGAGCGGCCTGAATCCCGGCGTAAATGGCATCACCTACCCCGACGGCGGCTGGCTGTGTCCAGCAGAACTGACAGCCGCTGCGCTGAAGCTGGCACAGCAACACGGCCTGTCGGTACAGATGAGTACCACCATTTCCGATCTGGAGAAAACAGATAACGGCTGGGCGCTCACTCTACGTACTGGTCAGCAAGTCAGTCATGCGGTCGTGGTACTGGCGAATGGTCACCAGATTACTGACTGGCCACAAACCCACCATTTACCCGGCTACGCCGTGCGCGGGCAGGTCAGCCACATTCCGACTAACCCTGTGCTGGGCCAGTTAAAGCAGGTGTTGTGCTACGACGGCTACCTGACACCAGTGAGCCCGCAACATCAAACACACTGCATCGGGGCGAGCTATCTACGCGGCGAAGCGCATTGTGATTATCGGGAAGAAGAGCAGAAGGAGAACCGTCAACGGTTGCTGAATTGCTTGCCCAACGCCGATTGGACCAAAGCAGTCGATGTCAGCGATGGACAGGCTCGCCAAGGCGTCCGCTGCGCGCTGCGCGATCATCTGCCGCTCTTAGGCGCGGTGCCGGACTATGAAAAAACGCTGACAGACTATGAAGATCGACTGCATCCACAGCATCGTACTGACGCTGTGCCAAGCGCACCTTATTGGCAGGATCTGTTTATTATCGGTGCGTTAGGATCGCGCGGGCTCTGCTCTGCCCCACTTGCGGCGGAAATTTTAGCGTCGCAGATGTATGGCGAACCCCTACCACTGGATCGTGACACGCTAGCTGCGCTAAACCCGAATCGCTTCTGGATAAGGAAACTGCTAAAAGGTAAACCCGTGGCTCAGGATTAATGGGGAAGAAGATGTGCTGGCTAGACTAAGCCAGCACCGACAAATTGGCGGTTAGCACTGACGAAATCAGTGCGTGCTATTCTGCGCCTGTTGGAACAAACGTTCCCACATTCCGTTAACCAGCACCTGATCCGGTGGTGACAGTTCACCATTTTTGATCGCGTTGTTAATACTGTCGCTAACGCGCACATGCAGTGCTTCAAGCGTATGTTCCCCGTTCTCTTCCGCTTCTGCCACCGACACTGTCAGATGACCACGCAAATAGCCACCAGCAAAAAGTTCATCGTCGCTGGCATGTTCTACCATGTCATCAATCAGCGCCAAAATGCGCGTTTCAAATTCTGCGATCATTTCTTATCCTCAAATTTTTTGCAGTTCCCGTTCATCACAGATCGGCTGGATACGGAAAGCTCGCCGCCGTCAGCGGTGGCGTATTGTAAAACGATTGTAACGCGTGAATAAAGCTTGCCGGGCGCGCAGGAATCCCTTCTTCCAGATACTGCATCACTTGTGCATGCACACGTCGTTGGAAATCAATACGATCCGGCTCACAATCGCCGTTCAGGTTGTCGCAGCTGACGTTAAACGGAAAGCCTGCTGCAACGCAGAATAGCCAGTCGAAAGCCTGGGGTTTGATCTCCACCACTTCAAATTGGCTTTGCGTCGCCGCATCGCGACCATCCGGGCAGTACCAGTAGCCAAAGTCGACCTGCAAACGCCGCTGTGCACCGGCAATGCACCAGTGAGAAATCTCGTGCAGCGCGCTGGCATAAAAACCGTGAGCAAACACAATCCGATGATACGGAATCTCATCATCCGCTGGCAGATAAATCGGCTCATCGTCGCCTTTTACCAGACGGGTATTGTATTCATCGCCAAAGCAATCATTAAAAATATCAATCAGTTGTTGATAATGGTGCGTCGTTGTCATGTTATTTGTTGTCATTATAAAATTTTTATCATAAAAGCTGTCCCAGCCAGGCAGCAATCGCATGCCCATGGCTGTCATAAATCAGCTTGCTGCTCATGATGGCGGAAACCAGCACCAGCATAGGGCGGATCAGCTTTTGCCCTTTTGTCATGACCATTTTGGCGCCAAGCCGCGCACCGAGGATCTGCCCGATCAGCATCACGCCCCCGACTACCCAGACCACCTGACCGCCCAGAATGAAAAACAGCAGCCCGCCGAAATTGGAGGTAAAGTTCAGGATTTTGGCATTCGCCGTCGCTTTTGCCAGATTGAAACCATACAAGGTGACAAAGGCCAGCGCGTAAAACGACCCGGCTCCGGGACCGAAAAAACCATCATAAAAACCAACGCAACCACCTGCCACAATCGCAAACGGCAGCGGCGACAGGCGGCGCTGCCGATCTTCATCGCCGATTTTGGGCGTTAATAAGAAGTAGAGGCCAATACCAATGATGAGGAACGGCAATAGTTGGCGTAGAAAATCGGCATGGATTTGCTGAATCAACCAGGCACCAAAGGTCGAGCCGACAAACGTCAGCGCAATAGCCAGTTTCTGCTCGCCCAGATTCACCGCACGCCGACGAATAAAATACAGGCTGGCAGAAAAGGAGCCGCCGACAGCCTGAAGTTTATTCGTTGCCAACGCCTGCGCCGGGGATAAACCCGCCGCCAGCAAGGCCGGGATCGTCAATAACCCACCGCCACCAGCAATCGAATCAATGAAGCCTGCCAGCGCCCCGACAAAAAACAACACGGCCAGCATGTCTGGCCCAAGAACTAACCAATCCATCGTTATTCGTTATCTCGCGGCAAAATGTCTGTCGAGCAATGCCTGACAAGAAGGCGGCAACGGTGGCGGCGTCGTTTTCTCTGGGGCTTCGCTACTCGGCTGCTTCGGCTGGAACCAACTGGTTAACTCAGCACCGCATCCGTCTCCGATAGGAGGATCGCTCTGTTCCTGACACTCCAGGCTATCTGCCGGGCAGCGCAAACGAACATGCATATGCGCACGATGCGCAAACCAAGGGCGGACTTTACGTAACCAGTCACGATCGTGACCCGCTTCGGCACACAGCTGTTTTTTAATCGCCGGATTAACGAAAATACGCGTCACGTCGCTATCGAGTGCCGCAGTCTTGATCAGCGTAGTGACTTCCGGCCGCCAAACGCGCGGGTTGACGTTAAGCCCGCTGGCATTAACCAAATCGATAGGCTGTGGTTTCAGCAACTGTTGTTCACTCCAGCGCTGTCTGGGCAACTGTAACCAGATGTCCACATCCAGCCCGGATTGGTGACTGGCGTGGCCGCTGCTGAAACGTCCACCGACAGGCATTCCCATATCCCCCACCAGCACATTACCCGATGTCGTGCGCTTAACCTCGGTACTCAGGCGCTGAATGAACGCGAGAAGATCGGGGTGACCAAAATAGCGGCGCTGATCGACGCGCATCACCTGATAATCCAGAGACTGCAACGGCAACGGCTGGGCACCGATGATGCAGCCATTGGAAAAGCTACCAATTGCCTGTGCCGCACCCGCGACCGGATGCGTTATCTCCTGCCACGGTGTTTTTGCCCACGCGGCATTCGACAACAACGATGCACTCAGCGCCAGCGCGAGAACCCCGATTAACCCTTGTTTCATTATTTTTACCAGCGAGGAACCTGACTGTTCACATCCCCACACTGTGCGCGTTGGCGCAACAGGTGATCCATTAACACGATCGCCATCATCGCTTCGGCAATCGGCACTGCGCGAATCCCGACACACGGATCGTGACGTCCACGCGTTACCATTTCAGTCGCTTCACCCTGACGGTTGATCGTTTTTCCCGGCACCATAATGCTGGAGGTCGGTTTCAACGCCAGATGCGCAACGATGTTCTGACCGCTGCTGATCCCGCCCAAAATGCCGCCAGCATGATTGCTCTGAAAGCCTTCAGGTGTGATTTCGTCGCGGTTTTCGCTGCCACGTTTGGTGACAACGGCAAACCCATCGCCAATTTCGACGCCCTTCACAGCATTGATGCTCATCAATGCATGAGCCAGATCGGCATCCAGGCGGTCAAAGACCGGTTCACCTAATCCGGCGGGCACCGACTCCGCTACAACGCTCACCTTCGCGCCGATGGAATCACCCTCTTTTTTCAGCGCGCGCATCAGTTCATCCAATGCGTCCAACTTGTCGATATCCGGGCAAAAGAACGGGTTTTGCTCCACCTGTTCCCAATCTTTCAGCTCGCAGGTGACATCGCCAATCTGTGACAGGTAGCCACGAACCTTCACACCATATTGTTGTTGCAAGTATTTCTTCGCAATCGCCCCTGCGGCAACGCGCATCGCGGTTTCACGCGCAGAAGAGCGACCGCCACCGCGGTAATCACGCAGACCGTACTTTTGCTCATAGGTATAATCGGCGTGACCAGGGCGGAAAACGTCTTTAATCGCGCTGTAATCCTGAGAGCGCTGATCGGTGTTTTCAATCAGCAGGCCAATGCTGGTCCCTGTTGTCACCCCCTCAAACACGCCGGACAAAATCTTGACCTGATCGGGCTCGCGACGCTGTGTCGTATAGCGAGAGGTCCCCGGACGGCGGCGATCCAAATCGTGTTGTAAATCCGCTTCCGTCAGCGGAATACCCGGCGGTACGCCATCAACAATACATCCCAGAGCAATACCGTGGGATTCACCAAATGTAGTGACGCGGAAAAATTGCCCAATACTGTTGCCTGCCATCACAACTCCTTCACATGTGTTCTGTTTCTGCCTTACCGTCAAACGGTCAGGCAGATGAATATCGTTATGACCGTTTAATCACGGTAAGCGCTAAAATGATCTTTGCAATCAACCAGCTGTGACTGGGTTAGCATAAACACGCCGTCACCGCCGTTATCAAACTCCAGCCAGGTGAACGGAATCTCTGGATATTGATCGATCAGGTGCACCATGCTGTTACCCACTTCGCAAATCAGCACGCCGTCGTCACTAAGATAGTCTGGCGCACAGGCCAGAATACGACGAACCAGATCCAAGCCGTCGTTGCCCGCCGCTAGCCCCAGTTCCGGTTCGAAACGGAATTCCTGCGGCAGATCGGACATATCTTCTTCATCCACATACGGCGGATTGGTCACAATCAGATCATAGCGAATTGCCGGTAAATCGCGGAACAGGTCAGAGCGAATCGGCGTTACACGGTATTCCAGACCATGCTGCTGAATATTTTGCTCGGTCACCGCCAGCGCATCGCTGGAGATATCAACCGCATCGACCTCCGCTTCTGGGAACGCCTGAGCACAGGCAATAGCAATACAGCCGCTGCCAGTGCACAGATCCAGAATAAGGTTTGGTGTCTTCGGCAGTTGCTCGTCAAAATAGTTATTGATCAGCTCACCGATAGGAGATCGCGGCACGAGCACACGTTCGTCAACGTAGAATTCCAGGCCGCAGAACCAGGCTTTGTTGGTCAAATAGGCGACCGGGATACGCTCATTAACGCGGCGGATCACGCGTTCAACAATGCGCTGCCGTTCGCTGGTGATCAAACGGGACGTGTACATATCTTCAGGAATATCGAGCGGCAGATACAGACTAGGCAGTACCAGCTGTATGGCTTCATCCCAGGGATTATCCGTCCCGTGACCGTAATAGACGTTGGCTGCGTTAAACCGGCTGACAGCCCAGCGCAACATATCCTGGATGGTATGAAGTTCACTGACGGCCTCATCGACGAAAATTTTGTCCAAGGGTATCCTCCGCAGACAGTTCTGAATAAGAAATTGGCGCTTAGTTTGCCATGAAGCCCGCGACAAATCAGCAGATATAACCGACTGAACGCGCACTGATACAGACTTTTATTTAGCGACAGCGGGGAGACAAGGTAAACTGATCGAATGTTGACGCAAGATGAATGAAAAATGAGTAATAAATATTCGCTGAATGACGACGAATTGCAGCTTTTTCGTACGTCAATCACTGGCACAAAAAAGTTGCGTCAGGATACCTATACCCATAAACCGCTGCGCAGGAAAATAGGCGAATTACCGGCAAAACGAGCATTGCAGGAACAGGTTGATGCCAGTTTTTATTTTTCGGATGAATTTCAGCCACAGTTGGACGCAGAAGGCCCGACGCGCTATATCCGCCCAGGCGCTAGCCATTACGAATTGAAGAAACTGCGGCGGGGGGATTATTCGCCGGAGCTGTTTCTCGATTTACACGGTCTGACACAGCTTCAGGCAAAGCAGGAATTGGGCGCACTGCTGGCAGCCTGTCGCCGGGAGCACGTTTACTGCGCCTGCGTAATGCACGGACACGGCAAACATATCCTTAAGCAACAAACACCGCTCTGGCTGGCACAGCACCCTGACGTACTGGCTTTTCATCAGGCACCGAAAGAATTCGGAGGGAATGCAGCGTTGCTGGTACTGGTTGCGCTGGAAGCGCCTTCGCTTGAGTAATCCTCGCCATGCTTCAAACCTTACAAGGCGTGCAGCACGCTACACGCCTCATACTGCACGAACTTCGAGTTTCTCGCTGAGAAATCAGGGTTTTGCGGTCAGCTGTGCCGGGCTGACTTGCCAGTGCAGCACCCCATTGCCGGATTCGGTGTCCACCTTGACGCAGGCGATAGCGGAGGTGGCGAACATTGGAGCCGTTTCATTCTGACATAACTCAGCAACCAGATAGCCCACCAACGGCAGATGCGAAACAACCAGAACCGCACCAACACCTTCTCTCGCCAGCGTTTGCAGGTAATAACTGACAAGCTGGGCATCACCGCCGGGTGTCAGTTCATTGAGGCAATCCGCTTCTTCCGGCAAAGGCAGCGCTTTTTTCACCACATCGAGCGTTTGCTGAGCGCGTAAATAAGGGCTCACCAGAACGCGCTCAATATCGATATTTTGCTCGTTCAACCAACACGCCATCTGGCGAGATTCATCACGACCACCGTCGCTTAATGGCCGAACAGCATCACTCGCTGCATCAAGTACCGCATCGCCATGACGCATTATCAACACTTGCATATCACACCGCTATGTTAATGAAATATATGATGTATCTTCTATAACTCAGGCTGCATATGCACGCATTATCCTGCACCTGCAACTCGAATTATGTAGGGTCTAACCTGTTTTATCCCTGTAGGTTACCTGAGTTTAGTGCCCTGATAAACTCGCCTGACATCGGGTTTCCGTATGAAGCACGTTCCTTTGTCATTTTACGGAAGTAATCTACTGATAAATAATAGTTTTAAAGGTTTCTGACCAAGTACATCGTCTTAGGAATATATACCCATGAAATCAAGATGGACATTATAATCAATTACAAACAAATCAACTTATTTAATCAAAAAACAGATTAAAAACAAAAAATCAGCACAAAACACCATCAAACAAACAAAAAACGATGATTTTCACTTTTTTAACACATATCAATTTTGCAATATTGTTAAACAACCACTCTGCTTCTATCTTTATCTTAAATAGCGTTTTTTGATATTCACTTTATATGAATAAAGAAAAAATACGGAATATAACGCCATATAATAAAAACAGATTGCCCTTCTATTTTACGGACGCTCGTGCAATTCAGGATAAAGGTCGGAGAGTCTTTCTGTTATTTTATATGTTAGAAATCATTCATCACCATGGAAGAGAAAATTAGCAATACGTTTCCTTTATAGATTTATTTTCACCATGAGAAAAACACTGAAATTTTAGCAGGATATATTTCAGTAGTACGATATTTTTGTGTCAGCGGTTCCGGTAATCAGGAAAGAGAATATACCCTAAATAATTCGAGTTTCAGGAAGGCGGCAAGAGAAGGAATCCCGATGAGCTTACTCAGGTAAGTGATTCGGGTGACTGAACGCGGCCAACGCACATGCAACTTGAAGTATGACGGGTATAAACCCTCTGTATTTTCCCGTACGGTTAATCCATGCCATATAAATAGCCGTACTGATTAAAACGACTCGTTATGATTTCTTTTGTAATAGTCACTCGTAACGAGCAGTACTCACGAAAACCAATACCTTTTCGTGAAGACACTTTCGATGAAAATATGTGAGATGCATATAAAGGAATCGTTATGAATTCTAAGCGTATAACATTACCTATTCTGGCTACATTATTCACCACATTCGGCCTTTCTCCCACCGCCAGCAGCGTGACGATTAATGGTCAGATCCCCGTATCACTCACGATTACTGCGGCCTGCACTATCAACAACGGCGCTGCAG is a window of Pectobacterium punjabense DNA encoding:
- a CDS encoding YfcL family protein, whose amino-acid sequence is MIAEFETRILALIDDMVEHASDDELFAGGYLRGHLTVSVAEAEENGEHTLEALHVRVSDSINNAIKNGELSPPDQVLVNGMWERLFQQAQNSTH
- a CDS encoding elongation factor P hydroxylase — protein: MTTTHHYQQLIDIFNDCFGDEYNTRLVKGDDEPIYLPADDEIPYHRIVFAHGFYASALHEISHWCIAGAQRRLQVDFGYWYCPDGRDAATQSQFEVVEIKPQAFDWLFCVAAGFPFNVSCDNLNGDCEPDRIDFQRRVHAQVMQYLEEGIPARPASFIHALQSFYNTPPLTAASFPYPADL
- a CDS encoding sulfite exporter TauE/SafE family protein, which encodes MDWLVLGPDMLAVLFFVGALAGFIDSIAGGGGLLTIPALLAAGLSPAQALATNKLQAVGGSFSASLYFIRRRAVNLGEQKLAIALTFVGSTFGAWLIQQIHADFLRQLLPFLIIGIGLYFLLTPKIGDEDRQRRLSPLPFAIVAGGCVGFYDGFFGPGAGSFYALAFVTLYGFNLAKATANAKILNFTSNFGGLLFFILGGQVVWVVGGVMLIGQILGARLGAKMVMTKGQKLIRPMLVLVSAIMSSKLIYDSHGHAIAAWLGQLL
- the mepA gene encoding penicillin-insensitive murein endopeptidase; the encoded protein is MKQGLIGVLALALSASLLSNAAWAKTPWQEITHPVAGAAQAIGSFSNGCIIGAQPLPLQSLDYQVMRVDQRRYFGHPDLLAFIQRLSTEVKRTTSGNVLVGDMGMPVGGRFSSGHASHQSGLDVDIWLQLPRQRWSEQQLLKPQPIDLVNASGLNVNPRVWRPEVTTLIKTAALDSDVTRIFVNPAIKKQLCAEAGHDRDWLRKVRPWFAHRAHMHVRLRCPADSLECQEQSDPPIGDGCGAELTSWFQPKQPSSEAPEKTTPPPLPPSCQALLDRHFAAR
- the aroC gene encoding chorismate synthase, which produces MAGNSIGQFFRVTTFGESHGIALGCIVDGVPPGIPLTEADLQHDLDRRRPGTSRYTTQRREPDQVKILSGVFEGVTTGTSIGLLIENTDQRSQDYSAIKDVFRPGHADYTYEQKYGLRDYRGGGRSSARETAMRVAAGAIAKKYLQQQYGVKVRGYLSQIGDVTCELKDWEQVEQNPFFCPDIDKLDALDELMRALKKEGDSIGAKVSVVAESVPAGLGEPVFDRLDADLAHALMSINAVKGVEIGDGFAVVTKRGSENRDEITPEGFQSNHAGGILGGISSGQNIVAHLALKPTSSIMVPGKTINRQGEATEMVTRGRHDPCVGIRAVPIAEAMMAIVLMDHLLRQRAQCGDVNSQVPRW
- the prmB gene encoding 50S ribosomal protein L3 N(5)-glutamine methyltransferase, encoding MDKIFVDEAVSELHTIQDMLRWAVSRFNAANVYYGHGTDNPWDEAIQLVLPSLYLPLDIPEDMYTSRLITSERQRIVERVIRRVNERIPVAYLTNKAWFCGLEFYVDERVLVPRSPIGELINNYFDEQLPKTPNLILDLCTGSGCIAIACAQAFPEAEVDAVDISSDALAVTEQNIQQHGLEYRVTPIRSDLFRDLPAIRYDLIVTNPPYVDEEDMSDLPQEFRFEPELGLAAGNDGLDLVRRILACAPDYLSDDGVLICEVGNSMVHLIDQYPEIPFTWLEFDNGGDGVFMLTQSQLVDCKDHFSAYRD
- the smrB gene encoding endonuclease SmrB, with the protein product MSNKYSLNDDELQLFRTSITGTKKLRQDTYTHKPLRRKIGELPAKRALQEQVDASFYFSDEFQPQLDAEGPTRYIRPGASHYELKKLRRGDYSPELFLDLHGLTQLQAKQELGALLAACRREHVYCACVMHGHGKHILKQQTPLWLAQHPDVLAFHQAPKEFGGNAALLVLVALEAPSLE
- the sixA gene encoding phosphohistidine phosphatase SixA, with protein sequence MQVLIMRHGDAVLDAASDAVRPLSDGGRDESRQMACWLNEQNIDIERVLVSPYLRAQQTLDVVKKALPLPEEADCLNELTPGGDAQLVSYYLQTLAREGVGAVLVVSHLPLVGYLVAELCQNETAPMFATSAIACVKVDTESGNGVLHWQVSPAQLTAKP